The Apus apus isolate bApuApu2 chromosome 8, bApuApu2.pri.cur, whole genome shotgun sequence genome has a window encoding:
- the MAP6D1 gene encoding MAP6 domain-containing protein 1 isoform X1: MAWPCISRVCCLARFWSQLDKSDLSVPLTIHNYSDIEEQEDGTPQRGGPPARGSARPPAPLPRPRDPAAGKPSSRRKGRAVAAGEPFAAETQYRRDFRAWPLPRRDAFPWVSASSGGRDGAAPQPAPGRSACALPGGGRPAGDGPEHLRPRPQADGGHTTSYRQEYRPWTGAKPSKPIKTKQGFIIPEDHFVQETSYKADFKIPEVKTRFSPNPSAVFQAPSRILNV, from the exons ATGGCCTGGCCCTGCATCAGCCGGGTGTGCTGCCTGGCCCGCTTCTGGAGCCAGCTGGACAAGTCCGACCTCTCCGTGCCGCTCACCATCCACAACTACTCGGACATCGAGGAGCAGGAGGACGGGACGCCCCAGCGGGGCGGGCCCCCAGCGCGGGGCAGCGCTCggccgccggccccgctcccccgcccGCGGGACCCCGCCGCCGGGAAGCCCAGCAGCCGCAGGAAGGGCCGGGCGGTGGCCGCCGGGGAGCCCTTCGCCGCCGAGACCCAGTACCGGCGGGACTTCAGAGCGTGGCCCCTCCCGAGAAGGGACGCCTTCCCCTGGGTCAGCGCCAGCAGCGGCGGGAGGGACGGGGCCGCCCCCCAGCCCGCCCCGGGCCGCTCCGCCTGCGCCTTGCCCGGCGGCGGGCGGCCGGCGGGGGACGGCCCCGAGCACCTGCGCCCGCGCCCGCAGGCGGACGGCGGCCACACCACCTCCTACAG GCAAGAGTATCGCCCATGGACTGGAGCAAAACCATCCAAACCTATAAAGACAAAGCAAGGCTTCATAATCCCAGAAGACCATTTTGTTCAAGAGACAAGCTACAAGGCAGATTTTAAG ATCCCAGAGGTGAAGACCAGGTTCTCCCCCAACccttctgctgttttccaggCACCATCACGGATCCTCAATGTGTGA
- the MAP6D1 gene encoding MAP6 domain-containing protein 1 isoform X2 has protein sequence MAWPCISRVCCLARFWSQLDKSDLSVPLTIHNYSDIEEQEDGTPQRGGPPARGSARPPAPLPRPRDPAAGKPSSRRKGRAVAAGEPFAAETQYRRDFRAWPLPRRDAFPWVSASSGGRDGAAPQPAPGRSACALPGGGRPAGDGPEHLRPRPQADGGHTTSYRQEYRPWTGAKPSKPIKTKQGFIIPEDHFVQETSYKADFKAPSRILNV, from the exons ATGGCCTGGCCCTGCATCAGCCGGGTGTGCTGCCTGGCCCGCTTCTGGAGCCAGCTGGACAAGTCCGACCTCTCCGTGCCGCTCACCATCCACAACTACTCGGACATCGAGGAGCAGGAGGACGGGACGCCCCAGCGGGGCGGGCCCCCAGCGCGGGGCAGCGCTCggccgccggccccgctcccccgcccGCGGGACCCCGCCGCCGGGAAGCCCAGCAGCCGCAGGAAGGGCCGGGCGGTGGCCGCCGGGGAGCCCTTCGCCGCCGAGACCCAGTACCGGCGGGACTTCAGAGCGTGGCCCCTCCCGAGAAGGGACGCCTTCCCCTGGGTCAGCGCCAGCAGCGGCGGGAGGGACGGGGCCGCCCCCCAGCCCGCCCCGGGCCGCTCCGCCTGCGCCTTGCCCGGCGGCGGGCGGCCGGCGGGGGACGGCCCCGAGCACCTGCGCCCGCGCCCGCAGGCGGACGGCGGCCACACCACCTCCTACAG GCAAGAGTATCGCCCATGGACTGGAGCAAAACCATCCAAACCTATAAAGACAAAGCAAGGCTTCATAATCCCAGAAGACCATTTTGTTCAAGAGACAAGCTACAAGGCAGATTTTAAG gCACCATCACGGATCCTCAATGTGTGA